The Brachybacterium huguangmaarense genome contains a region encoding:
- a CDS encoding nucleotide exchange factor GrpE has protein sequence MVEGQNEEQNEDTRAVDLLNDDLTDVSPEEIRAAQAAVASQLETAEDRWRRAAADYDNLRKRTAREIQTVREQERRHTAKAFLPVVDGLDRALSSGMDLDEGVLGGMKAVRAQAADALRALGYPEIVTDGAEFDPQLHEAVSVVEDASVPPRSILAVTRSGFGTPERMLRPVAVVVTRRPEEE, from the coding sequence ACGCGGGCCGTGGACCTGCTGAACGACGACCTCACCGACGTGTCCCCGGAGGAGATCCGCGCCGCGCAAGCAGCGGTCGCCTCCCAGTTGGAGACGGCCGAGGACCGGTGGCGCCGGGCGGCGGCGGACTACGACAACCTCCGCAAACGAACGGCGCGCGAGATCCAGACCGTCCGCGAGCAGGAGCGGCGGCACACCGCCAAGGCCTTCTTGCCTGTCGTCGACGGGCTGGACCGGGCGCTCAGCTCCGGGATGGACCTTGACGAGGGCGTTCTGGGTGGCATGAAGGCCGTCCGGGCGCAGGCCGCTGATGCGTTGCGCGCACTCGGGTACCCCGAGATTGTCACCGACGGTGCGGAGTTCGACCCGCAGCTGCACGAGGCGGTCTCGGTCGTCGAGGATGCCAGCGTCCCGCCGCGCAGCATCCTCGCCGTCACTCGCTCCGGGTTCGGAACGCCTGAGCGGATGCTGCGACCGGTTGCGGTCGTGGTCACCCGCAGGCCGGAGGAGGAGTAG
- a CDS encoding DnaJ C-terminal domain-containing protein, which translates to MAEDLYSVLGVSRSADQKEIRRAYREKARKFHPDVNKAPGAEETFKRISEAHDVLSDPETRSQYDRFGENFRQYAAADAARSSEQPRRSGGTRYTWSGGGAQSVSWEDLFGGGFGGFGRGADQTAELEITVEEAYRGGRRTVQVASPYGGAQEYTIDIPAGAVDGQRLRIAGADGQDGDLLVTLRVKDSKRYRLSGADIETDLPISPWEAALGADVSMPTPGGPVTVHVPPGSSTDRRLRLRGQGMPRRGQPGDLYARVKVVVPRTLSKKERELFEQLRDESSFDARRGS; encoded by the coding sequence ATGGCGGAGGATCTCTACAGCGTGCTGGGGGTCTCCCGGTCGGCGGATCAGAAGGAGATCCGCCGCGCCTACCGGGAGAAGGCCCGCAAGTTCCACCCGGACGTCAACAAGGCCCCGGGGGCGGAGGAGACCTTCAAACGGATCAGTGAAGCCCACGATGTGCTGTCGGACCCGGAAACCCGCTCACAGTACGACCGGTTCGGTGAGAACTTCCGGCAGTACGCCGCCGCGGACGCGGCTCGCTCCTCCGAGCAGCCGCGCCGCAGCGGCGGCACCCGATACACGTGGAGCGGGGGCGGCGCGCAGAGCGTGAGCTGGGAGGACCTCTTCGGGGGCGGCTTCGGTGGTTTCGGTCGCGGCGCCGACCAGACCGCGGAGCTGGAGATCACCGTCGAGGAGGCCTACCGGGGCGGGCGGCGCACGGTGCAGGTCGCGTCCCCGTACGGCGGCGCGCAGGAGTACACCATCGACATCCCAGCGGGCGCTGTCGACGGGCAGCGGCTGCGGATCGCGGGCGCCGACGGACAGGACGGGGACCTGCTGGTCACGCTGCGCGTGAAGGACAGTAAGCGGTACCGGCTCAGCGGCGCGGACATCGAAACGGACCTCCCCATCTCACCGTGGGAGGCGGCGCTGGGCGCGGATGTCAGCATGCCCACCCCCGGCGGCCCGGTCACCGTGCACGTTCCGCCCGGCTCGTCCACTGACAGGCGGCTCCGCCTGCGCGGGCAGGGGATGCCGCGCAGGGGACAGCCGGGAGACCTGTATGCGCGGGTGAAGGTCGTCGTTCCCCGCACTCTCAGCAAGAAGGAGAGGGAGCTGTTCGAACAGCTCCGCGACGAATCGTCGTTTGATGCCAGGAGAGGATCATGA
- a CDS encoding chaperone modulator CbpM: MTSHHLPVRVARADLAATALAAGIHPDTLRKFVELGLVTAHVDTSGRLWFARTVPARVHTIVRLHSDLAVNYAGVALVLDLLARIEQLEQHRTIRLEGDTPWT; this comes from the coding sequence ATGACCTCACATCACCTGCCCGTCCGTGTCGCCCGGGCCGACCTGGCCGCGACCGCCCTGGCCGCAGGTATCCACCCGGATACGCTGCGGAAGTTCGTCGAGCTGGGGCTGGTCACCGCCCACGTCGACACCAGCGGCCGGCTGTGGTTCGCCCGTACCGTCCCCGCCCGCGTGCACACCATCGTGCGTCTGCACTCCGATCTTGCCGTGAACTACGCCGGCGTCGCACTCGTGCTCGACCTGCTCGCCCGCATCGAGCAGCTCGAGCAGCACCGGACCATCCGACTCGAAGGAGACACCCCATGGACATGA